The Pseudoxanthomonas sp. genome segment TGATCATCACCGCCGACGAAGGCCTGCGCGGCGGCAAGAAAGTCCCGCTGAAGGCCAACGTGGACGCTGCGCTCAAGTTGCCGGGCACCAATTCCGTCGAAACCGTGCTCGTCGTCCGCCACACCGGTGGCGCGGTGGACATGCAGATGCCGCGCGACCGCTGGTTCGACGCCGTGGTCGATGCGCAGCCGGCCGAGTGCGAACCCGAACGCATGAACGCCGAGGATCCGCTGTTCATCCTCTACACCTCCGGTTCGACCGGCAAGCCGAAGGGCGTGCTGCACACCACCGGCGGTTATCTGCTGTACGCGGCGTACACGCACGAGGCGGTGTTCGACCTGCGCGAGGACGACATCTACTGGTGCACCGCCGACGTGGGCTGGGTCACCGGGCACAGCTACATCGTCTACGGCCCGCTGGCCAACGGCGCCACGGCGGTGATGTTCGAAGGCGTGCCCAACTACCCCAGCGTGTCGCGGTTCTGGGAAGTGATCGACAAGCACAAGGTGACGATCTTCTACACCGCGCCCACTGCCATCCGCGCGCTGATGCGCGAAGGCGAAGCGCCAGTAAAGAAGACCTCGCGCGCGTCGCTGCGCCTGCTCGGCAGCGTGGGCGAGCCGATCAATCCGGAAGCGTGGCGCTGGTACTACGACGTGGTCGGCGACGGCCGCTGCCCGATCGTGGATACCTGGTGGCAGACCGAAACCGGCGGCATCCTCATCACCCCGCTGGCCGGCGCGATCGACCTCAAGCCCGGCTCGGCCACGCTGCCGTTCTTCGGCGTGCGTCCGGCGCTGGTCGATGCCAACGGAGAGCAACTGGAAGGCGCCACCGAAGGCAACCTGGTGCTGCTGGATTCGTGGCCGGGCCAGATGCGCACCGTGTACGGCGACCACCAGCGTTTCATCGACACCTACTTCCGCACGTATCCGGGCACGTACTTCACCGGCGACGGCTGCCGCCGCGACGCCGACGGGTACTACTGGATCACCGGCCGCGTCGACGATGTCATCAACGTCTCCGGCCACCGCATCGGCACCGCCGAAGTGGAAAGCGCATTGGTCGCGCATCCGAAGGTGGCCGAGGCGGCCGTGGTCGGCTTCCCGCACGACATCAAGGGCCAGGGCATCTACGCCTACGTCACCCTCAAGGCCGGCGAAGCGCAGAGCGACGAGCTGCTGAAGGAGCTGGTGGCCTGGGTACGCAAGGAAATCGGCCCCATCGCCACGCCGGACCACCTGCAGTGGGCGCCGGGCCTGCCGAAGACGCGCTCGGGCAAGATCATGCGCCGCATCCTGCGCAAGATCGCCGAGAACGCGCCCGAGCAGCTGGGCGATACCTCGACGCTGGCGGATCCGTCGGTGGTCGAGTCCCTCGTGGCCGAACGCAAGGTGCGGTGAGGCAGGAGTGAGGGTGCAGGAGTGAGAAGTGAGTAAAGGCAGAAGCCCTTCCATCCCATTATCCTGACACCGCACCGCTCACTCCTCACTCCTCCCCACTCACTCCTCGCCCCATGCCCACCCTGCTGATCGCCGACGACCATCCGCTGTTCCGCGAAGCTCTTCGCGGTGCGGTGCAGCGCGTGATGCCCGGGGTGAAGCTGCACGAGGCCGACAGCGTCGACGCGCTGTACGTGCTGGTCGATGCGCATCCGGATGCGGACCTGCTGCTCATGGACCTCAACATGCCGGGCGCGCACGGATTCAATGCGCTGGTGCACCTGCGTGCACTGCATCCGCAGCTGCCGGTGGTCATCGTGTCGGCGCGCGAGGAGCCGGCGGTGATGCGCCGCGCGCTGGACCACGGCGCGCTCGGCTTCATTCCCAAGTCGGCCGATTCGGACACCATCGGGCAGGCCATCGGTGCGGTGCTCGATGGCGAGCGCTGGGTGCCGGACGAAGCGCACAACGCACCGGCCACCAGCCGCGACGAGCAGGAGACGGCGCAGCGCCTGCGCGATCTCACGCCGCAGCAGTTCAAGGTGCTGCAGATGCTCGGCGCCGGCCGGCTCAACAAGCAGATCGCCTACGACCTGGGCGTGTCCGAAGCCACCATCAAGGCCCACGTCACCGCCATCCTGCGCAAGCTGCACGTCACCAACCGCACCCAGGCCGTGCTCGCTGCCGGCCGCCTGGCGGTGGATCCGGACGGGATCGTGCTGCCGCCGGAAGAGGCCGAGTAACGGACGGGCCACACGCACCTCAGCGGCGCTCCGCGCGCCTCCAGGCGACGACGATGTTCAGGTGATCGCGTTCCCGCCGGATGCGGAACGGGCGGGCCTCGATCACCAGATCGCGGATCGCGAAGCCGAACGCCAGCACGCCGGCGGTCAGTCCGCCTGCAAGCAGGGAATTCAGCGGCACCATCGCGCTGACCGGGCTACCCAGCAACGCCAGTCCCGCCACCACACCCGCCACGCCCACCGTCGATTCGGCGCACAGGCACAACGCAGCCCGCGCTGGCCCATCCGCGCCGTGCTTGCGGCGCTGCGACAGCAGCCACAGATCGCGCGCCAGTCCCTGCAGCAGGAGCAGACAGGAAGCGGCGAGCAACAGTGCCCCCACGCTGGGAGACGCCGGTAGCCGATCGCCCAGCAGACCCACCGCAATGCCCAGCACCGGCACCAGCACCAGTTCCACCTGCTCCGCCCGGGTCATCCGCGCGCTTCCCCTTGTGGTTGTGCGGGCTATACGGTGCTGAGGGGGCGTTGGATCACATGCCTTACCGCCGCGGCTTGGACTCATCTGTGTACTGCTTGCCGCTCATACACACCTCCATGATTGCCGTAATGTACGGCTTGGAGATGTCTACTGAACCCGGGGCGATTCAAGGGCCATGGCTAGGCCGTATCCGAATCCGCTCTTAACTCGCAGGTTATAGGTCATCTTTGGCCGCACCTAACACCTGAGTTAAGCCGACTTGGCCGCGTCAGCGGACAAGTTCGGCTTGAATGAATTGTTAGGGCCCAGTGGGCCTAGGCTCGAGAATCTTCTCAACTGCGAGGTACGTGTCAAGCCCATCATCTGTTTGATTCATCGGGTTTGCTTTTGCAACAACGACTGTACCTTCGACCTCTGCTCTGATCTCTCCCCCAAAGGGAAGTGCGCCAATAGCACCAAAGGCCGGCCCCAACTGATTGTTTGGGTCCAGCAGGCCCAGGCCACGTCTCTCGCCGCCTCGGTCACAGGAGAGTATGGCGGCCCCATGGCGGCTCCAGACAATGCAGCCGTCAACCACAATACTTGCGCCAATAAGTTGTCGATCATTCTTACTAAGCTCGGCAGGACTAAAGCGCTGTGGTGTATTGCTGGAGCATGCGCAAACAGCACAAAGTAATAGAGCGTGCATTGCTGCGCTTGAGATCTTCGCCATGGGCCCTAACACCTGAGTTAAGCCGACCCGCGAAGCGGGTTCGGCTTGAATGAATTGTTAGGGGGCGCTGCCATTGACCGCAAGCTCCCCGCCAATACCTACATCACGGCCGTACTTGAACGTGCGCTCCGCGGCCAATCTGCCGTCGCAAATGAGAGTCATGCGATGACCATTGGAATTGGGATTGATCAGCACGCTCTGGCGGAAGCTGCCTGAAACGGTCCACTCCCGCGCAGAGCTGGTGGAGCCGACTGGAGCCACGGAAAGTTTGCATGACTCATCAGTAGGTGTGATACCAACTGCGATGAATTTGCCGTGGGCAGGACCGAACCAATGGGCGCAACCAGATAGCAGTAGAAGAATCGTGACTGCCGCTGGAACTTTCATGTGCCCCCTAACACCTGAGTTAAGCCGACCCGCGAAGCGGGTTCGGCTTGAACGAATTGTTAGGGCGCATGCTAGCGCGAACCACGGTTGCAAGTACTAGCTCACGTTGCCGGGTCGCCTCCTGCAGGCTGCCGCCGTAGATGACAAGAAGCACATCCGAAGGTCGAGCAAGGGCAGTTGGTAGGAATGCCAAGCGCTCGTGGACCGAACCTTCTCTCACGCCATAGAACCAGGCTACCTGTCCGACCGGAGTTGTTGAAAATCCAGCAAAGCGGCTGTCATCAGGCAATGGCCAATGTCCACCAACGCGGATCTCCGCGCGAAGAAGGCCTGCTTGGAGCGGGGTAAGACTGCAGATCGTGTAGTCAGGGCCGAGCTGAGCCTGCACCGAGTAGCCGGAATCCTCAGGGAGTCGGGGGCAACTAAAGTCATCGAACGCTTGCAGCAGAGGCGGCGGACTGCTGGAGGCACCGCAAGCGCATAGAGAAAACAGAAAGATGGCGAGGATGTATCTCATGCGCCCTAACACCAGAATTAAGCCGACCCGCGAAGCGGGTTCGGCTTGAATGAATTGTTAGAACTCAGCACGGCATCGACCACAAGCAATGCCTAACCGCATCGGTTTGGCCGGCCGCGAGCAAGGACTTTGGCGTGACACCGTCAAGGGCGGGCACCTCGCGAGCGAGCCACGCCAAAGAGTCGCTCTGCAAATGGAAGTACGTAGCCCAGGCAATGTCCTCATGGCCGCCGCAAGCCGCAATAAGCTCTGCCGGGAAGGGGCAGCCGTGAAACTCATCGTGGCAGATCGCTGCAAATGCGTTCCAGCGTGGGTCCATGAGTTCTAACACCAGAATTAAGCCGACCCGCGAAGCGGGTTCGGCTTGAATGAATTGTTATGCGCGCCAAGGTAAACCCGAAGCCGCCGGCCCGCAACGGGGCCAGGAGAGCAGGGAGCACGGACAAAGCCTCCGACAACCCTGGACAAATCGAGGCCAGCAAAGACCGAAGCCGACAGTGCCGCAAGTCCGAAGGTCATAAGGCCATCCTTTGCCGAGCGGCACGAACGCGATGCGTCCGAAGCCGGGTGAAGCGAAGTGCGGAACTGCCAGTCGTCCGGATGAGTCAGCGAGCGACCAACGCCGAAGCCCGTTACGCAGCCGAGGTCAGTGCAACACCGAGGCCGACAACATCAATACGCCAACCCACGCATAACACCTGAATTAAGCCGCGCCGCGAAGCGGCGTCGGCTTGAATGAATTGTTAGGCATCAGTTGGTATTCCTGCGCCTGTACACCCACCACTCATGAACTCTCTCGCTCCTGATGTCCGGATTACGAGCAAATGCCGGCTTGCGTTTGTAGAAGAACGCCGTGGCGCTGATGTCTTTGGCGCTGCCATTTTGGCGAGGTGCCTCCGATAGCAGCAGCTGCTCGCCTGCGAGTGACCAAGTACCAGCGAACTCAACCGGCGACTCGTAGGAGAAGTGCGGATGAAGTATGCGGGTGAATGTGCCGTCACTACGAAGTTCCCAAGTCTCAGAGGATCCCCTATGCCCCCAATCATAGACTCCGACGATCTCTACTGGGGTTGGCGGACGATCGGGGCCATGAATAATTGAGGCACAGCCGACTATCAGGCTTGCTGAGAGAAATGCCACAGATCGCAGTGGTCTTTCCATGATGCCTAACGCCTGAGTTAAGCCGTGCCGCGAAGCGGCATCGGCTTGAACGAATTGTTGGGCCCCAAAGGCGATGAGTCAAAATCACGACATCTCACGATGGCTGCACTCAGGGAGCCTGGATCCTGGATTTTGATTCCTTAAGTTTAGCAATTGCGTCTTCAAGCATGAACCCACTTATGGCGGCAGAGACGGCTTTGAGAAAGAGGCGCTCAGACTCTTGAGCATTGGCGACTTGTGACACTTCGGTGGCCGTTGCAACATGCGATGAGGAAGCAATCCCTAGCTCTTGATCTGCAAGCAGCACGTTAACGAACGCAAACGAACGGTCGCTCTGAACCTCGTGGTGACCGAGGATCATAAATGTGAAACCCTCGCGACCTACGAGACTACAAACATCAGAAAGTTTCGGGTCATTGATCCCGCCATTCTTCGTTATGAGTTTTGCCAACTCTGCGTCAGCAGCAACAGGGCATTCTGCACTCACAGAGCCTGCAAAGCACATGGCAAGTATTGCGATAGCTAGCTTCTTCACATGATCACCTGAAATGGGGACTGGGGCCCAACGCCTGAATTAAGCCGCGCCGCGAAGCGGCGTCGGCTTGAATGAACTGTTAGGGCCCACTTGCGTGAAGCCCAGCCGATTGAGCGAGGACCCAGCCAGACAGGCCATAGCTTGACTCAATGTGGAACCCGCTAAGACCGTTTGAATCTGCGTAGGCAGTGGCATTGGCTAGGCTGTCCGCCCAAGGCCCGGGCCAGCCACCAAGCTTGTACCCACGCTCAATGGCAGGCCAGTCCCCACGGATAAGATCGCTGGCGGCAACGCGAGTGATGCCGTAGAGAATGGCCGGCATGACGGGTGTGTCGAAGCTGTGTGCGACGACGCCTTGGAACAGAACGGCGAATGGTGCCGGAGCGGAGCCATGACCAGGTTTGATGGAAAGAAGTAGTTCCTGGCTCTCGGAGTTGACCGAGTAGCCGACTAAGAGACTGTCATGAACGCCGGGAATCATTCTTGTGGGCCCTAACACCGGAGTTAAGCCGACCCGCGAAGCGGGTTCGGCTTGAATGAATTGTTAGCGCCCATTTGCCATGGAGCACAGATTGGCGCTGTCTTGTAGGGATGACTGTTGCCCGACAAACATAAGGTCATCGGATATGCCTCGCTCTTGGTGCCAGAGGCCGATGACAAAATCACGGCCTGTCTCTTGCCCGAGACGGCTCAGGAATGAAACTAGATGATCTGAGGGCTCCCTTTGCAACTCAGTAGTACGGAAATTGATGCCTAGGTTCCATTGGGGCAGGTCATCTGGATGCATGTCGGGGGTACGAGGGTACTTGTCCGAGACGAACGATGCCTCATGACCAAAGCGCGCGGCGAACTCCGAGAATGCGCGTGTCAAGTCAGTCTCGCACTGATCAAGGTCTGAGCCGTCGACGTATACGTAGAAATTGAGCATGGGCGCTAACACCGGAATTAAGCCGACCCGCGAAGCGGGTTCGGCTTGAATGAATTGTTAGACCGCATCCCGCTGCCTGACCTTGTCCGCAATCCACCAGCAGAAGCCGGCAGCAAGGAGAAGGGAAAAGTACGGCGTGATCGACGAAGGAAGATCACCAATCGTTGCGCCGATACTTGAGGATCCAGTCGAGGCAATCTCATAAACCCGATCGTAAGAGTTGTTGATCTGACGCAAGCTATAGAAGAGCAAGCCGGCCCCAAGAAAATTGAGTGTCAGAGCAAGAGGCTTTGCCAGAGAACTTTTCATGCGGTCTAACGCTTGAGTTAAGCCGTGCCGCGAAGCGGCATCGGCTTGAACGAATTGTTAGACGGCCTACCGTGTAGCACCAGACACATAGGCCGTCGCTTGGGCAAGCTTTTCCTCTACGATGCCGACCATAATAAGTCCTTGGTCATGGGCAGTCAGGTCGTCCTCCATGAGCGCGCGGTATCTGGCTTGATGATGGACAAGAGCATGAATGCCACGCCTCTCGTCCCATTCCGAAACCTCATGCCATAGGGCAGCGCATTGGCGTATTGACCCTTCAATGCGTGGCAGATACTCCGTGAACAAGTTTGTGTAGCTGTGAAGCAGTGTCTGAGCTGGCAGGGGCGCCGCATCAAATTTTGCTTTCAGTGCGCCGATCCTGATTCGAGTCTTCTCCAGAACGGCCTGATTTTGCGTGATCAGCTGGAGCAGCTGCGCTCTTTCGCGCGCGAACGAGATGCTCAGTTGCTCGTCATACGTCTTGCGCGCGTGTGAGAGTGACTGGTGGCCGACGTATGACGCCCAGATTGCAGCTGCAAGGCTCATTGCGCTAACCACAAGGGCTAGGACAGCGATCCAGGTTGAGGAATCCCAATCTTCCATGGCCGTCTAACACCTGAATTAAGCCGACCCGCGAAGCGGGTTCGGCTTGAATGAATTGTTAGAGCGCGCCAGCATGAACTACCAGCCCTAGAAGGAAGAAGATGCCACCCGCAAAACCGATCAGGGCAGACCCCCGCTTTAGCTTCTTGTTGGGATGCTGGCGATAGTAGATCGGTACTGTAATCAGCGCCCAACCAAGGCTGCAGATGATGAGGCCGGATCTTTCAGTAAGGATCCCCGAGACAAGAAAGGCGCCTGCCGACAGAACGCTACACGCGACCATCAAGCTGGCTGTGAGCCAGCGAATTGCATCTAAAGATCTTGATGCTATGTGGTTTGTCATAGCGCTCTAACACCTGAATTAAGCCGACCCGCGAAGCGGGTTCGGCTTGAATGAATTGTTAGGCACCGGTCATCACCCTAGCAAGTCCAATAAATCTTACTGACTAGATCAACAATCTCGGGGCCATCGCTGCAGCCACCCACGTCCTGGGCTGACTTGTCCGAAGTCTCATGGCCGATGATCCACTGCCGCGATGCGGTGTGCCACATGAGCTGTCCCTCCGCGAGGATACCTGCTGGAAATGGATCAGAGGCTTCTGGGTTAACCACAACAATGTGCGACCCGGCGATCGTCACCTTGAGCTTAATGCTTGGGATCGTGGGGTGCTCTGCGAAGCGATGCTGGAAGATGTATTGACCAGACGCAAGCGGAATCGCTGGGGCGCTTGCAGCCGAACACGCAGAGACCAGTGTCGAGACCGCTATCAGAAAGAGTGAATGCTTCATCCGTTGCCTAACACCGGAATTAAGCCGACCCGCGAAGCGGGTTCGGCTTGAATGATTTGTTAGGCCGCTCAGCCGAACTGCTTGGCATATGCGGCCACTTGTTCTTGGAACAACTCCTGATAGAGCGGATACTCGATCCCAATTACATGAACCTCAATCTCAGACGCTCCAAGCTCAGTCGAGAAGTCAAGAATTGATATCCCCACTGCAGGCATGAGCTGTCCATCTGACAGAGTGACTGACAGCGGCAGATGTTCTTGCGACATATCGCGCGATGCGATGCATCGAG includes the following:
- the acs gene encoding acetate--CoA ligase encodes the protein MTDLYPVKPEFAAKTRITREQYARDYQASIDDPEAFWGQAAERLTWFRKPTQIKDVNYALDDFRIRWFADGELNASVNCLDRQLAERGDKIALLFEPDGPDSPSYGVTYRELYERTCRLANALRALGVQKGDRVTIYLPMIPDAAVAMLACARIGAIHSVVFGGFAPNSIADRVADCGSKLIITADEGLRGGKKVPLKANVDAALKLPGTNSVETVLVVRHTGGAVDMQMPRDRWFDAVVDAQPAECEPERMNAEDPLFILYTSGSTGKPKGVLHTTGGYLLYAAYTHEAVFDLREDDIYWCTADVGWVTGHSYIVYGPLANGATAVMFEGVPNYPSVSRFWEVIDKHKVTIFYTAPTAIRALMREGEAPVKKTSRASLRLLGSVGEPINPEAWRWYYDVVGDGRCPIVDTWWQTETGGILITPLAGAIDLKPGSATLPFFGVRPALVDANGEQLEGATEGNLVLLDSWPGQMRTVYGDHQRFIDTYFRTYPGTYFTGDGCRRDADGYYWITGRVDDVINVSGHRIGTAEVESALVAHPKVAEAAVVGFPHDIKGQGIYAYVTLKAGEAQSDELLKELVAWVRKEIGPIATPDHLQWAPGLPKTRSGKIMRRILRKIAENAPEQLGDTSTLADPSVVESLVAERKVR
- a CDS encoding response regulator transcription factor — encoded protein: MPTLLIADDHPLFREALRGAVQRVMPGVKLHEADSVDALYVLVDAHPDADLLLMDLNMPGAHGFNALVHLRALHPQLPVVIVSAREEPAVMRRALDHGALGFIPKSADSDTIGQAIGAVLDGERWVPDEAHNAPATSRDEQETAQRLRDLTPQQFKVLQMLGAGRLNKQIAYDLGVSEATIKAHVTAILRKLHVTNRTQAVLAAGRLAVDPDGIVLPPEEAE